A single Atopobiaceae bacterium DNA region contains:
- a CDS encoding amino acid ABC transporter permease: MSRSGSAIRRLRTLVALAFVALVAYGAVTWVHPTQAQALTCDKATARPNEDGGDGVIGGETTRLTWEGTVDSAEDVTKVTLAVPEGGSFDGSTTRVTVLAGLNRQDVSADTETSGTSLVVTFGQAIPEGSLVRLEVTGMSFPADGGDYTITGTYETNGETRSLPESPSISVIANTPLQAAVSWLDGQAWVTAWNSNQFLGMFFKPQLLLTSFVSLFSGWVVCLGIVVVAYPIAIVLGLCFAFMKLARHRVVRAIAVTYINVLRGTPLFLQIYIMFFGLPMVGVNINNNVLGVIVMAVNSSAYLAEIFRAGIQSIPQGQYEAAASLGMNRAQTMVSIILPQTVRRVIPTVTSDFITSYKDTSLLSSVGVMELMMFSKNLTTVSGNITPYMAAAIYYLIVTLPLIKVVGIIEKNIARSESGSGPRPKAGKARLGTSQKAPEAAAAPTSVQASVRKPSAWGALMAPFKAGGHDDADEVIARIEADAVPAAGGMRGGASDAC; this comes from the coding sequence ATGTCCAGATCGGGATCAGCCATACGGAGGCTCCGCACCCTCGTGGCGCTGGCGTTCGTCGCGCTCGTCGCATACGGTGCCGTGACATGGGTGCATCCGACGCAGGCTCAGGCCCTGACCTGCGACAAGGCTACGGCGCGGCCCAACGAGGACGGTGGCGACGGTGTCATCGGCGGAGAGACGACCCGTCTCACCTGGGAGGGCACGGTCGATTCGGCCGAGGACGTCACCAAGGTGACCTTGGCGGTCCCCGAGGGGGGCAGCTTCGACGGCTCGACGACGCGCGTCACCGTGCTTGCGGGGCTCAACCGTCAGGACGTCTCGGCTGACACGGAGACGTCGGGCACCTCCCTGGTGGTGACCTTCGGCCAGGCCATTCCCGAGGGCTCGCTCGTCCGCCTCGAGGTGACGGGCATGAGCTTCCCGGCCGACGGTGGTGACTACACCATCACGGGGACGTACGAGACGAACGGCGAGACGAGGTCCCTGCCCGAGTCCCCGTCCATCTCCGTGATCGCGAACACGCCGCTCCAGGCCGCCGTCTCATGGCTCGATGGCCAGGCCTGGGTGACGGCGTGGAACTCGAACCAGTTCCTGGGGATGTTCTTCAAGCCCCAGCTCCTGCTCACCTCGTTCGTCTCGCTGTTCAGCGGCTGGGTGGTCTGCCTGGGCATCGTGGTCGTGGCCTATCCCATAGCCATCGTGCTGGGTCTGTGCTTCGCGTTCATGAAGCTCGCCCGGCATCGCGTGGTACGCGCCATAGCCGTGACCTACATCAACGTCCTGCGCGGCACGCCTCTCTTCCTGCAGATCTACATCATGTTCTTCGGCCTGCCGATGGTCGGCGTCAACATCAACAACAACGTCCTGGGTGTCATCGTCATGGCCGTGAACTCGAGTGCCTATCTGGCTGAGATCTTCCGTGCCGGCATCCAGTCGATTCCCCAAGGCCAGTACGAGGCCGCGGCGAGCCTCGGCATGAACCGGGCCCAGACCATGGTCTCGATCATCCTGCCCCAGACGGTGCGGCGCGTGATCCCCACGGTGACGAGCGACTTCATCACCTCGTACAAGGACACGTCGCTCCTCTCGAGCGTAGGCGTCATGGAGCTCATGATGTTCTCGAAGAACCTCACGACGGTCTCGGGCAACATCACGCCGTACATGGCGGCCGCCATCTACTACCTCATCGTGACGCTGCCGCTCATCAAGGTCGTCGGCATCATCGAGAAGAACATCGCGCGCTCCGAGTCCGGCTCGGGACCCAGGCCCAAGGCCGGCAAGGCCCGTCTCGGGACGTCCCAGAAGGCTCCCGAGGCTGCCGCTGCCCCGACCTCGGTGCAGGCCTCGGTCAGGAAGCCGAGCGCATGGGGCGCCCTCATGGCCCCCTTCAAGGCTGGTGGGCATGACGATGCCGACGAGGTCATCGCCAGGATCGAGGCCGACGCCGTCCCGGCTGCCGGCGGCATGAGGGGAGGTGCCTCCGATGCATGCTAG
- a CDS encoding ABC transporter substrate-binding protein: MNGDSTGMRGGSMSRRGFIQGAAAVVLGLGGAGILAGCSGSSSSATTTAASTTAADTSGYTTVESGKLIVASDLAYPPMESVPDGGTNPEGFDVDMMNAICGKLGLTCEYLPAQKFDTIVPLIKQGGKADVGVSSFTITDDRKEEIDFTDSYMDSNQAMVAQVGTTLDKDSLNSSDHKVAVQSGTTGEEWVQENMPQATCVPLDDAIQAMTGVQTGLYDACVADLPVMDYMCKNSYTDLKVILEIPTGEQYGIVVSKDQPGLTAALNDALKQIEDDGTMASLQTKWFGTTL; encoded by the coding sequence ATGAACGGTGACAGCACAGGCATGCGGGGCGGCTCGATGAGTCGCAGGGGCTTCATCCAGGGCGCGGCTGCGGTCGTGCTCGGCCTGGGTGGCGCGGGCATCCTGGCCGGCTGCTCGGGCAGCTCGAGCAGCGCGACCACGACGGCGGCATCCACGACGGCCGCAGACACGTCAGGCTACACGACGGTCGAGTCGGGCAAGCTCATCGTCGCCTCCGACCTCGCCTACCCGCCCATGGAGTCCGTGCCTGACGGCGGCACGAACCCGGAGGGCTTCGACGTCGACATGATGAACGCGATCTGCGGGAAGCTGGGGCTCACCTGCGAGTACCTCCCGGCCCAGAAGTTCGACACCATCGTCCCCCTCATCAAGCAGGGCGGGAAGGCCGACGTGGGCGTCTCGAGCTTCACGATCACCGATGACCGCAAGGAGGAGATCGACTTCACCGACTCCTACATGGACTCGAACCAGGCCATGGTCGCACAGGTCGGGACGACCCTCGACAAGGACAGCCTCAACTCCTCGGACCACAAGGTCGCCGTGCAGTCGGGCACGACGGGCGAGGAGTGGGTCCAGGAGAACATGCCGCAGGCGACCTGCGTCCCGCTCGACGATGCCATCCAGGCCATGACCGGTGTCCAGACGGGCCTCTACGACGCCTGCGTGGCCGACCTGCCCGTCATGGACTACATGTGCAAGAACTCATACACCGACCTCAAGGTCATCCTCGAGATCCCGACGGGCGAGCAGTACGGCATCGTCGTGTCGAAGGACCAGCCCGGTCTCACGGCGGCGCTGAACGACGCGCTCAAGCAGATCGAGGACGACGGGACGATGGCCTCGCTGCAGACGAAGTGGTTCGGCACCACGCTCTAG